The Denitrificimonas caeni genome has a segment encoding these proteins:
- a CDS encoding type III PLP-dependent enzyme, translated as MSINVEDYFAPATFNKMKAFADQHETPFVVIDTATIARAYDEIADNFPFAKIYYAVKANPAVEITELLNNKGSSFDIASIYELDKVLSCGVTPEQISFGNTIKKARDVRYFYEKGVRMFATDSEADLRNIAKAAPGSKVYVRILTEGSGSADWPLSRKFGCQTDMAMDLLVLARELGLVPYGVSFHVGSQQREIGSWDAAIGKVKIIFERLLNEDGIRLQMINMGGGFPANYLNKTNTLEAYAEEITRFLKEDFGDELPEIILEPGRSLIANAGILVSEVVLVSRKSRTAVERWVFTDVGKFSGLIETLDESIKFPIWTEKQGELEDVVIAGPTCDSADIMYENYKYGLPLNLASEDRLYWLSTGAYTTSYSSVEFNGFPPLRSYYL; from the coding sequence ATGTCCATTAATGTGGAAGATTATTTCGCACCCGCTACATTTAACAAAATGAAGGCGTTTGCTGATCAGCATGAAACACCATTTGTCGTTATTGATACCGCAACCATTGCGCGTGCCTACGATGAAATTGCTGATAACTTCCCCTTTGCAAAAATTTACTATGCAGTCAAAGCCAACCCTGCGGTTGAAATCACTGAGCTGCTCAATAACAAAGGCTCCAGCTTTGATATCGCCTCAATTTATGAGCTCGATAAAGTGCTGTCGTGTGGTGTGACGCCTGAGCAAATCAGCTTTGGTAACACCATTAAAAAAGCCCGTGATGTGCGTTACTTTTATGAAAAAGGTGTGCGCATGTTCGCCACTGACTCAGAAGCAGACTTGCGTAATATCGCTAAAGCCGCACCGGGCTCTAAAGTTTATGTGCGCATTTTAACTGAAGGTTCAGGCTCGGCTGATTGGCCGCTGTCACGTAAGTTTGGCTGCCAAACCGATATGGCCATGGACTTGTTAGTGCTGGCGCGAGAGCTTGGCTTAGTGCCTTATGGCGTCTCTTTCCATGTCGGTTCACAGCAGCGTGAAATCGGCTCATGGGATGCGGCGATTGGTAAAGTGAAAATCATTTTTGAACGTTTGCTCAATGAAGATGGCATTCGCTTGCAAATGATCAATATGGGCGGCGGTTTTCCGGCCAACTATTTGAACAAAACCAATACGCTTGAAGCTTACGCTGAAGAAATCACCCGTTTCTTAAAAGAAGATTTTGGTGATGAATTACCCGAGATTATTCTGGAACCGGGCCGTTCGTTGATTGCTAACGCCGGTATTTTGGTCAGTGAAGTGGTGCTGGTTTCACGCAAATCGCGCACCGCGGTGGAGCGCTGGGTGTTTACCGATGTGGGTAAGTTCTCAGGCTTGATTGAAACACTGGACGAGTCGATTAAGTTTCCGATTTGGACAGAAAAGCAGGGCGAGCTGGAAGATGTGGTGATTGCCGGCCCTACCTGTGACAGCGCCGATATTATGTACGAGAACTACAAATACGGTTTACCATTGAACTTGGCCAGTGAAGACCGCTTGTACTGGTTGTCGACTGGTGCGTACACCACCAGTTACAGCTCGGTAGAGTTTAATGGCTTCCCGCCGTTGAGGTCCTATTACTTGTAA